A single region of the candidate division WOR-3 bacterium genome encodes:
- a CDS encoding FecR domain-containing protein, whose translation MFLIFLLGTTLNLYTNDVTIKRKDTTLIPTIGMELKEIDTIIVKDSSRAEILYPDSSIIYLDENTKITTSGKEKRSIFMSFGRIWAKVKKLIKGESFEVKTPLSISGIIGTEFEAYYIEDKMEVKVISGNLNLRNIETGKETILKEGRMALIEKGMETKIQKFRKDQLKHWYEWKKEDIDFLLRKLSEAKKLGDVTKEEALTSQIRALAERLNMLEEYKRKIDETKGLVPLLKGEIKPTEKDFLYAISGDVSRGKTFILLKWPKKEGIEAYDIYRIELPSTLIPEKPINSEPISIMKDCEKIKKIILPGSEEYEVIVKVLSSLKTKSAKEILPKTPLDDALLIKPITPCAISLISETSEAYKSLLALSNKYWKIALLLGQAYLDSNVVVGKKYLYLITPSKKTEREIIPIDTAIVKAGSFTPLPAPTEVTAQAGDNKVLIRWNDVKNSLGYEIYRRSPTEPAIKINEAEIMQKCTLDLYGNKISAKNCFIDFMRWDEGGNPKKHLVGTDSIYGPYNGVNYSYKIRGLDLLGRPGAFSSPVSAKPQDKTPPAIPYGITVEAYPDGLLAKWHRVTHDELGHLELGGIKGYRVYRFNSADSLKDSVLIKALLPDTFGAFPFFKDTDPSLFSAYGEKTFWYRVKSVDNSGNVSGFSPSAGNHLPDTTPPSPPQDLKAESHSNHIALSWKKPNPVPSDLAGYNIYRGVCGGDSVCADSERIGERKEWVCIKTEYRIYPLYLVGNKDHPDSLSFNDYTVPEGSPICYRYSIKAYDRSQNLSDTSKTVCQKLREETPPPPPIIVGLKARDRAIKIEWVAPPVQDLFGFIVERAEKEEGPYKRVSDTLIFPVAIGCEDIPPINRWAADSVFSFLDTTVIEKKVYWYRIKAADYQGNIGKPSIPIETYTYSLRTPPTPYNLSVTQVPGECALQVTWRPTYDPKYAGFVVFRSIEPTKGYRQISPIIRGNKFIDKKIIPNKEYWYKVQYFAKNGNRSPTGGAEKGKATP comes from the coding sequence ATGTTTTTAATATTTCTTTTGGGAACCACATTAAATCTTTACACAAATGATGTTACAATTAAAAGGAAAGATACTACTCTCATTCCTACAATTGGGATGGAATTAAAAGAAATTGATACTATAATTGTTAAAGATAGCTCACGAGCCGAAATTCTTTATCCTGATAGTTCTATTATATATTTGGACGAAAACACGAAAATTACCACAAGCGGTAAAGAAAAACGTTCTATTTTTATGTCTTTTGGAAGAATCTGGGCTAAGGTTAAAAAGTTAATAAAAGGAGAATCTTTTGAAGTTAAAACTCCTCTCTCAATTTCTGGAATTATAGGAACAGAATTTGAAGCTTATTATATAGAAGATAAAATGGAAGTAAAAGTCATTTCAGGAAATTTAAATTTAAGAAATATAGAAACAGGGAAAGAGACTATTCTAAAAGAAGGGAGAATGGCTTTAATTGAAAAAGGGATGGAAACAAAAATCCAGAAATTTAGAAAAGACCAGCTAAAACATTGGTATGAATGGAAAAAAGAAGATATTGATTTCCTTTTAAGGAAACTATCCGAAGCTAAAAAATTAGGTGATGTAACAAAAGAAGAAGCTTTAACTTCCCAAATAAGAGCCCTTGCGGAAAGATTAAACATGCTTGAAGAATACAAGAGAAAAATTGATGAAACTAAAGGTTTAGTTCCACTTTTAAAAGGGGAAATTAAGCCAACCGAAAAGGACTTCCTTTATGCTATAAGTGGTGATGTTTCAAGAGGAAAAACATTTATTCTACTTAAATGGCCTAAAAAGGAAGGAATTGAAGCCTATGATATTTACAGAATAGAACTTCCCTCCACTTTAATTCCAGAAAAGCCAATCAATTCTGAACCCATCTCTATTATGAAAGATTGCGAAAAAATAAAGAAAATTATTCTTCCAGGTTCAGAAGAATACGAAGTTATTGTGAAGGTTTTATCTTCTTTGAAAACAAAAAGTGCAAAGGAAATTCTTCCTAAAACTCCTCTTGATGATGCTCTTTTAATAAAGCCTATTACACCATGTGCTATCTCCCTAATTTCAGAAACCAGCGAAGCTTACAAAAGCCTTCTTGCTTTAAGTAACAAATATTGGAAAATAGCTTTACTCCTTGGTCAAGCCTATCTTGATAGCAATGTGGTTGTTGGAAAAAAATATTTGTATTTAATAACTCCATCAAAGAAAACAGAAAGAGAAATTATCCCCATTGACACTGCAATAGTTAAAGCTGGAAGCTTCACTCCTCTACCAGCTCCAACAGAAGTTACAGCTCAAGCTGGGGATAACAAGGTTCTTATTCGCTGGAATGATGTAAAAAATTCTCTTGGTTATGAGATTTACAGAAGATCTCCCACTGAACCAGCGATCAAGATAAACGAAGCAGAAATAATGCAAAAATGCACTCTTGACCTTTATGGGAATAAAATCTCAGCAAAAAATTGCTTTATAGATTTCATGCGATGGGATGAAGGAGGGAATCCCAAAAAACACTTGGTTGGAACAGATTCTATTTATGGCCCCTATAATGGAGTTAATTATTCTTATAAAATAAGAGGTTTAGATCTCCTCGGAAGACCAGGGGCTTTTAGCTCTCCGGTTTCTGCAAAACCTCAAGACAAAACACCCCCTGCAATTCCTTATGGAATAACTGTAGAAGCTTATCCTGATGGACTTTTAGCAAAATGGCATAGAGTCACCCACGATGAACTGGGACATCTTGAACTTGGAGGGATAAAAGGATATAGAGTTTACCGTTTTAACTCTGCCGATTCTCTTAAAGATAGTGTGCTTATAAAAGCTCTACTTCCAGACACTTTTGGAGCTTTCCCATTCTTCAAAGACACAGATCCTTCTTTATTTTCTGCCTATGGAGAAAAGACTTTCTGGTATAGGGTAAAAAGTGTAGACAATTCAGGAAATGTAAGTGGATTCTCCCCATCAGCTGGAAATCATCTTCCAGACACAACACCACCATCTCCTCCACAAGATCTAAAAGCAGAAAGCCACTCTAATCATATTGCTCTTTCCTGGAAAAAACCAAATCCAGTTCCATCTGATCTTGCTGGATACAACATATATAGGGGAGTTTGCGGAGGAGATTCTGTTTGCGCTGATAGTGAGAGAATTGGCGAGAGAAAAGAATGGGTGTGTATAAAAACAGAATATAGAATCTATCCATTATATCTTGTGGGTAACAAAGATCACCCTGATAGTCTCTCTTTCAATGACTATACTGTTCCAGAAGGCTCTCCAATTTGTTATAGGTATTCCATCAAAGCTTATGATAGAAGTCAAAATTTAAGCGACACTTCTAAGACTGTTTGTCAAAAACTAAGAGAAGAAACACCCCCACCACCACCTATTATCGTCGGTTTAAAAGCAAGAGACCGCGCAATAAAAATTGAATGGGTTGCCCCACCGGTTCAAGACTTATTTGGCTTTATTGTAGAAAGAGCGGAAAAAGAGGAAGGACCTTATAAGAGAGTAAGCGATACACTTATTTTTCCTGTAGCAATAGGTTGTGAAGACATTCCCCCTATAAACCGTTGGGCAGCTGACTCAGTTTTTTCCTTTCTTGATACGACAGTTATTGAAAAGAAGGTCTATTGGTACAGAATAAAAGCGGCAGATTACCAAGGCAATATTGGTAAACCTTCCATTCCAATAGAAACATACACTTATAGTTTAAGAACTCCTCCTACTCCTTATAACTTATCAGTTACTCAAGTTCCTGGAGAGTGCGCTCTACAGGTAACCTGGAGACCAACCTATGACCCAAAATACGCCGGGTTTGTTGTATTCAGAAGTATAGAACCAACAAAAGGGTATCGTCAAATAAGTCCTATAATAAGAGGAAATAAGTTTATAGACAAAAAGATAATTCCGAATAAAGAATATTGGTATAAAGTTCAGTATTTTGCTAAAAATGGAAACCGGTCTCCTACTGGAGGAGCAGAAAAGGGGAAAGCAACTCCTTGA
- a CDS encoding T9SS type A sorting domain-containing protein gives MKTKCILLILFTFFNLLGKKMPLVYDIENTGMDCPLPDFLSFSELPTIKTLPDPFIWADSNKGRIKSCDDWRCRRAEISALIQHYELGTKPEPPTNLKASFSDTIVKLPPIFEGGDSITLSGKILAITIVENEDTFRLYAPISLPEGEGPFPAVIGVGWSPTGSLPSDLFITRGIATIHYMDWQVANAWSNKRGDGAFFKLYPDPKRGKFIAFAWGVSRIIDGLEMCPQAKIDLSHLAVTGCSYAGKIALFSGAFDERIALTIAQEPGGGGDAAWRVTETLPGNRETLKNAQGFAWYSQDLSQFNYAVTKLPFDHHEVMALVAPRALLIIGNPDMEWLAEESGHVACKAAHEVWKALGVPDRFGFSKVGHSDHCVLPDIQRPEVIAFIEKFLLGDTTINTNVEISPYNPDLSKWITWETPKLKEPLSFTGDFYLDQNHPNPFNSITTIEYYLKEEANVEISIYDIMGKKITTVLNKRQCAGKQTLIFNGSDLPSGIYIYTLKVGKTLKSKKMVLLR, from the coding sequence ATGAAGACGAAATGTATTCTATTAATCTTATTTACTTTTTTTAACTTATTAGGTAAAAAAATGCCACTTGTTTATGATATTGAAAATACAGGGATGGATTGCCCTTTACCGGATTTTCTTTCTTTTAGTGAATTACCAACAATAAAAACTTTACCCGACCCATTTATATGGGCTGATAGTAACAAAGGTCGAATTAAAAGCTGTGACGATTGGCGATGTCGCCGTGCAGAAATTAGTGCTTTAATTCAACACTATGAACTTGGAACCAAACCAGAGCCTCCAACTAACTTAAAAGCAAGTTTCTCTGATACAATTGTAAAATTGCCTCCTATATTTGAAGGTGGAGATTCTATAACTTTGTCAGGTAAAATCCTCGCAATAACCATTGTCGAAAACGAAGATACATTCAGGTTGTATGCTCCTATAAGTCTCCCTGAAGGAGAAGGCCCTTTTCCTGCTGTAATTGGTGTAGGGTGGTCTCCCACTGGAAGCCTTCCATCAGATCTCTTTATAACTCGTGGGATTGCAACAATCCATTATATGGATTGGCAAGTAGCTAATGCTTGGTCTAACAAGCGTGGTGATGGAGCATTCTTTAAGCTTTATCCGGATCCTAAAAGAGGTAAATTTATCGCCTTTGCCTGGGGTGTAAGTAGAATTATAGATGGCTTAGAAATGTGCCCTCAGGCCAAAATCGACCTCTCCCATTTAGCTGTAACAGGGTGTTCCTACGCAGGAAAGATTGCGCTTTTTTCTGGGGCATTTGATGAGCGAATCGCTCTCACAATTGCACAAGAACCTGGAGGAGGAGGAGATGCAGCATGGCGAGTAACAGAAACATTACCAGGTAATAGAGAAACTCTAAAAAACGCTCAAGGTTTTGCCTGGTATAGCCAAGATCTTTCTCAATTCAACTATGCAGTTACAAAATTACCTTTTGATCATCATGAAGTAATGGCACTGGTAGCACCACGTGCACTTTTAATAATTGGCAACCCGGATATGGAGTGGCTTGCAGAAGAATCTGGACATGTGGCGTGTAAGGCTGCTCATGAAGTCTGGAAAGCTCTTGGAGTGCCTGACAGGTTTGGATTTTCTAAAGTCGGTCACAGTGACCACTGCGTCCTTCCAGACATTCAGAGGCCAGAAGTAATAGCCTTCATAGAAAAATTTCTCCTTGGTGATACTACAATAAACACCAATGTGGAGATTAGCCCATACAATCCTGATCTTTCTAAATGGATTACCTGGGAGACACCAAAGTTAAAAGAACCACTTTCTTTTACAGGAGATTTCTATTTAGATCAAAACCACCCTAATCCATTCAATTCCATTACCACCATAGAATATTATTTAAAAGAAGAAGCTAATGTTGAAATTTCTATCTATGATATTATGGGCAAGAAAATCACAACTGTATTAAATAAAAGACAATGCGCAGGCAAACAAACTCTCATTTTTAATGGCTCTGATTTACCAAGTGGTATTTATATTTATACACTTAAAGTTGGCAAAACACTTAAGAGTAAAAAAATGGTGTTATTACGATAG